In a single window of the Vicia villosa cultivar HV-30 ecotype Madison, WI unplaced genomic scaffold, Vvil1.0 ctg.004165F_1_1, whole genome shotgun sequence genome:
- the LOC131641850 gene encoding uncharacterized protein LOC131641850: MGPQRRMGIYVGYESPSTLKYLEPITGDLFTAHFADCHFDESNFPALGERIRSWKKRSLKNLANQLPNAFTDPKGVTKSYIPAANAPIKIDIPVGQSNESQPRLKRCRPIGSKDKIPRTRKGAKNKDDPSEDIENPSDIINISSLEEIDQVLETHENKEISINYVQNGIQWNRNEVDIDDLFAYIIALNEINEKEDHEPASIKICRQSEDWPKWKDAIEAELNSLYKRQVFGPVVRTPEGVKPVGYIWVFVRKQNEKGEIVRYKAQLVAQGFSQRPGIDFDETYSPVMDASTF; the protein is encoded by the exons ATGGGTCCTCAAAGGAGGATGGGAATATATGTTGGATATGAATCTCCATCTACTCTAAAGTACCTTGAACCAATAACAGGGGATTTATTCACTGCTCATTTTGCTGATtgtcattttgatgaatcaaatTTTCCAGCATTAGGGGAGAGAATAAGAAGCTGGAAAAAGAGATCA TTGAAAAACTTAGCAAATCAATTACCAAATGCATTCACTGATCCAAAAGGTGTGACTAAATCATATATACCAGCTGCAAATGCTCCAATAAAAATTGATATCCCTGTTGGGCAATCAAATGAGTCTCAACCACGCCTGAAGCGTTGTAGACCAATCGGTTCTAAAGATAAAATTCCTCGAACAAGAAAGGGAGCTAAgaataaagatgacccaagtgaggatatagaAAATCCTTCAGACATAATAAACATTTCATCTCTAGAAGAGATTGATCAGGTACTTGAAactcatgaaaataaagagatctcgataaattatgtccaaaATGGAATACAATGGAACCGAAATGAAGTCGACATTGATGATCTTTTTGCATACATTATAGCGCTAAATGAGATAAATGAAAAAGAGGATCACGAACCAGCGTCTATAAAAATTTGTAGACAAAGTGAGGACTGGCCAAAATGGAAAGATGCAATTGAAGCAGAATTAAACTCACTCTACAAAAGACAagtttttggacctgtagtccgaacacctgagGGTGTGAAGCCAGTTGGATACATATGGGTTTTCGTacgaaaacaaaatgaaaaaggTGAAATTGTGAGATACAAAGCTCAGCTTGTCGCTCAAGGGTTTTCCCAaagacctggaattgattttgatgaGACATATTCACCTGTTATGGATGCAAGCACTTTTTGA